A portion of the Celeribacter baekdonensis genome contains these proteins:
- a CDS encoding M3 family metallopeptidase: MTNPLLSDWNTPFNLPPFEAIEDAHVKPAAEAALAEGRAAVQAIASDPEAPTFTNTIEALERSDSTLSKVLGVFYGSAGADANDVRDALMRDFSPMLSAYSSEITSNSALFARIETLWETRDTLDLTPEQARVLMLTYRSFVRSGAKLEGPQKARMAEIKSRLATLGTGFGQNLLADERDWVMPLAETDLEGLPQFVIDSARAAGEEKGADGPVVTLSRSLIVPFMQFSPRRDLREAAFKAWSARGENGNANDNRENAAEILRLREERAKLLGYPSFAAYKLETEMAKTPEAVRDLLMRVWAPAKEAAERDGAILAEMMAKDGINGPLEPWDWRYYSAIRRKAEHDLDEAELKPYLQLDRMIEAAFACAHRLFGLDFEPLDVATYHPDARAWNVTRDGKHIAVFIGDYFARGSKRSGAWCTAMRSQQKLEGDIRPIVLNVCNFAKPSKGEAALLSYDDARTLFHEFGHALHQMLSDVTYGSISGTSVARDFVELPSQLFEHWLEVPEVLEEFATHAKTGAPMPRDMLDRLLAAQTYDQGFATVEYIASALVDLDFHDGDAPADPMAAQTETLARIGLPHAVTMRHATPHFAHIFSGDGYSAGYYSYMWSEVMDADAFEAFEEKGAFDSATARLLEEHILSKGGSQDAEALYTAFRGRMPGVEALLKGRGLLTA, from the coding sequence ATGACCAATCCGCTGTTGTCCGACTGGAATACCCCGTTCAATTTGCCGCCGTTTGAGGCGATTGAGGACGCCCATGTCAAACCCGCGGCCGAGGCCGCATTGGCCGAAGGGCGTGCGGCGGTTCAGGCCATTGCAAGCGACCCCGAGGCCCCGACATTCACCAATACAATCGAGGCCTTGGAACGTTCGGATAGCACGTTGTCCAAGGTTTTGGGCGTGTTCTACGGTTCGGCGGGGGCGGATGCCAACGATGTGCGCGATGCATTGATGCGGGACTTTTCCCCGATGCTTTCGGCGTACTCCTCTGAAATCACGTCGAATTCTGCATTGTTCGCACGAATTGAGACGCTTTGGGAGACGCGCGACACGTTGGATTTGACGCCAGAGCAGGCGCGGGTTTTGATGTTGACCTATCGCTCGTTTGTGCGGTCCGGAGCAAAGCTGGAAGGCCCGCAAAAGGCGAGGATGGCAGAAATCAAATCTCGACTTGCCACGCTGGGCACGGGTTTTGGGCAAAATCTTTTGGCGGATGAGCGCGATTGGGTCATGCCGCTGGCGGAGACCGATCTTGAGGGTTTACCGCAATTTGTGATCGACTCGGCGCGTGCGGCGGGCGAGGAAAAAGGTGCGGACGGCCCGGTCGTCACTCTGTCACGATCGCTGATCGTCCCGTTTATGCAGTTTTCGCCGCGCCGTGATTTGCGTGAAGCGGCATTCAAAGCCTGGTCCGCACGGGGTGAAAATGGCAATGCCAATGACAACCGTGAAAATGCGGCAGAAATTTTGCGCCTGCGCGAAGAGCGCGCCAAATTGCTCGGCTACCCGAGCTTTGCGGCCTATAAATTAGAGACCGAAATGGCCAAGACGCCGGAGGCTGTACGCGATCTGTTGATGCGCGTCTGGGCCCCGGCCAAAGAGGCGGCCGAACGGGATGGCGCGATTTTGGCCGAAATGATGGCAAAGGACGGCATCAATGGTCCGTTGGAGCCGTGGGATTGGCGCTATTATTCGGCGATCCGGCGCAAGGCCGAACATGATCTCGATGAAGCGGAATTGAAGCCCTATTTGCAATTGGACCGGATGATCGAGGCGGCTTTTGCCTGTGCGCATCGGCTGTTTGGTCTCGACTTTGAACCGCTGGACGTGGCCACCTATCACCCGGATGCACGGGCGTGGAATGTGACCCGCGACGGCAAACATATCGCGGTCTTTATCGGTGATTATTTCGCCCGTGGGTCGAAACGATCAGGCGCGTGGTGTACCGCGATGCGCAGCCAGCAAAAGCTCGAAGGTGACATTCGGCCGATCGTGCTCAATGTGTGCAATTTTGCCAAACCATCGAAAGGTGAGGCGGCATTGCTATCCTATGATGATGCCCGCACCTTGTTCCATGAATTCGGTCACGCTCTGCACCAGATGCTGTCAGATGTGACTTATGGCTCGATCTCGGGCACCTCGGTGGCGCGCGATTTTGTTGAGCTTCCCAGCCAACTTTTTGAACATTGGTTGGAAGTGCCTGAGGTTCTCGAAGAGTTCGCGACCCATGCCAAAACCGGTGCGCCGATGCCGCGTGATATGTTGGATCGGTTGTTGGCCGCACAGACCTATGATCAAGGCTTTGCCACGGTGGAATACATTGCCTCGGCCTTGGTTGACCTTGATTTTCACGATGGCGATGCGCCAGCGGACCCGATGGCCGCTCAGACCGAAACTTTGGCGCGGATCGGTTTGCCCCATGCGGTAACGATGCGCCATGCCACGCCGCATTTCGCCCATATCTTTTCTGGTGACGGCTATAGCGCCGGATATTACAGCTACATGTGGTCAGAGGTCATGGACGCCGATGCGTTCGAAGCCTTTGAGGAAAAGGGCGCGTTTGACTCAGCAACGGCGCGGCTTTTGGAGGAACACATCCTGTCCAAAGGTGGCTCTCAAGACGCAGAGGCGCTTTACACCGCGTTCCGAGGCCGGATGCCCGGAGTTGAGGCGCTGTTGAAAGGGCGGGGATTGCTCACCGCCTAA